Proteins co-encoded in one Papaver somniferum cultivar HN1 chromosome 5, ASM357369v1, whole genome shotgun sequence genomic window:
- the LOC113281232 gene encoding retinoblastoma-related protein-like, with protein sequence MMEEAKPSNSSSSQQEEIDPMEARFTALCKSGLTLEEKMATQAMNLFKETKHLLLANISSIGGGTPEEVERFWFAFILYCGKRLSESASPPQDKDQNGLTLCRILKATMLNVKDFFKELPQFLLKSGPVISKLYGVDWEQRLEAKELQANIAHLIVLSKYYKRLYLQFFLTSDEIQSDVACDDKQSAVANNAGPVSNYHRFGWLLFLALRVHAFSRFKDLVTCTNGLVSILAILILHVPVHVRKFSFDSEMFVRKDNKGVDVLASLCKMYETSEDELRKTMEKTNDLIVDVLKKTRCSASQCKTKNLENVDTEGLTFFEDLMEESSFSSSLMILERDYEMNNKCDLDERVFVNDEDSLLGTGSLSGGAISITGVKRKFGSMASPGKTVTSPLSPPCSPAPSVNGHLGGNNTKMAPTPVSTAMTTAKWLRTVISPLPSKPSAELERFLSSCDKNVTDDVIHRAQVILEAIFPRSALGERCTTGSLHSANLMDSIWAEQRRMEGLKLYYRVLEAMCRAESQRLHGSNLTSLLTNERFHRCMLACSAELVLATHKTVTMLFPAVLERTGITAFDLSKVIESFIRHEESLPRELRRHLNSLEERLLESMVWEKGSSMYNSLIVARPALSAEIYRLGLLAEPMPSLDAIAMHNNVSYGGLPPLPFVHKHETTTGQNGEMMSPKRVCGEYRNVLGERNSFTSPVKDRLLVNSLKSKLPPSPFLQSAFASPNRPNPGGGGETCAETGINVFFSKILKLAAVRINGLVERLQVSPQVRETVYCFVQQTLRQRTSIFFNRHIDQIILCSLYGVAKISLLNLTFKEIIYNYRKQPQCKPQVFRSVFVDRSLTRFNGKPGQEHVDIITFYNEVFVPAVKPLLMEIGPASASLNTHRIPETNSSTDSQCPGSPRVSTFPALPDMSPKKVSAAHNVYVSPLRSSKMDALITHSSRSYYACVGESTHAYQSPSKDLTAINNRLNGKKVNGRLNFDEGGGLVSDSLVMGSLYLQNGNCATPPTGALNSPPTLMKTEQPDN encoded by the exons ATGATGGAAGAAGCGAAACCCTCTAATAGTAGTAGCTCTCAACAGGAAGAGATTGATCCAATGGAAGCTCGATTCACAGCTCTTtgcaag AGTGGGTTAACATTAGAAGAAAAGATGGCAACCCAAGCTATGAATTTGTTTAAGGAAACTAAACACCTTTTATTAGCTAATATCTCTAGTATTGGAGGTGGAACG CCTGAGGAAGTGGAAAGGTTTTGGTTTGCTTTCATATTATATTGTGGGAAGAGGTTAAGTGAGTCAGCATCACCAccacaagacaaggatcaaaacGGGCTTACTTTATGTCGGATATTGAAAGCGACGATGCTCAA TGTCAAAGATTTCTTCAAAGAGTTGCCACAGTTTCTTCTCAAGTCAGGTCCGGTTATTAGCAAGTTGTATGGTGTAGATTGGGAGCAGAGATTAGAG GCCAAAGAGTTGCAGGCCAACATTGCGCACTTGATTGTTCTCAGCAA GTACTACAAGCGTTTATACCTACAGTTCTTCTTGACAAGCGACGAGATACAGTCAGATGTTGCATGCGACGATAAGCAGTCAGCTGTTGCAAACAACGCAGGCCCTGTGTCAAATTACCATCGTTTTGGATGGTTGCTTTTCTTGGCACTTCGAGTCCATGCTTTTAGCCGCTTCAAGGATCTCGTGACTTGTACTAATGGATTGGTATCGATATTG GCTATCCTGATTCTTCATGTTCCTGTGCATGTCAGGAAATTCTCTTTTGATTCCGAGATGTTTG TTAGAAAAGACAATAAAGGTGTTGACGTTCTTGCATCTCTTTGTAAAATGTATGAGACATCGGAAGATGAGCTGcggaaaacaatggagaaaactAATGATTTGATAGTGGATGTTTTGAAGAAAACCCGCTGTTCGGCATCACAATGTAAAACTAAAAATTTAGAAAATGTTGACACAG AAGGTTTGACCTTTTTTGAAGATTTAATGGAAGAATCATCTTTTTCATCTAGTCTGATGATTCTGGAAAGGGACTATGAAATGAATAATAAGTGTGATCTGGATGAAAGGGTATTTGTGAATGACGAGGATAGCCTACTTGGCACAGGAAGCTTGTCTGGAGGCGCCATTAGTATCACCGGTGTTAAG AGGAAGTTTGGTTCAATGGCCTCTCCAGGGAAGACAGTGACAAGCCCACTCTCACCCCCTTGTTCTCCTGCTCCTTCTGTAAATGGTCATCTTGGTGGTAATAACACAAAGATGGCACCTACACCAGTAAGTACTGCTATGACTACTGCGAAGTGGCTTCGTACTGTCATTTCCCCACTTCCTTCAAAACCTTCGGCAGAGCTGGAGCGGTTTCTTTCATCTTGTGACAAGAATGTAACTGATGATGTGATACATCGAGCACAAGTAATATTGGAGGCAATCTTTCCTAGAAGTGCCTTAGGAGAGCGATGTACCACGGGGAGCCTGCACAGTGCAAATCTGATGGACAGCATATGGGCCGAACAGCGAAGAATGGAAGGTCTAAAATTGTACTATAGGGTTCTGGAAGCAATGTGCAGAGCAGAATCTCAAAGATTGCACGGTAGTAACTTGACCTCATTATTAACCAATGAGAGGTTTCACCGATGCATGCTTGCTTGTTCAGCTGAATTGGTTTTGGCCACCCATAAGACAGTTACGATGTTATTCCCTGCTGTATTGGAGCGAACTGGTATTACAGCTTTTGATTTGAGCAAAGTGATAGAAAGTTTCATTAGGCACGAAGAATCTCTTCCGAGAGAGTTGAGGCGACATCTAAATTCTTTGGAGGAGCGGTTGTTGGAGAGCATGGTATGGGAAAAAGGCTCCTCAATGTACAACTCTTTAATTGTTGCAAGGCCTGCCCTGTCTGCAGAAATTTATCGCCTAGGATTATTAGCGGAACCCATGCCATCCCTGGATGCAATTGCCATGCATAATAACGTTTCATATGGAGGCTTGCCACCACTACCTTTCGTACACAAGCATGAAACTACAACAG GTCAAAACGGAGAGATGATGTCCCCAAAGAGAGTGTGTGGTGAGTATCGAAATGTACTAGGTGAACGGAACTCCTTTACATCGCCAGTGAAGGATCGTTTATTGGTTAATAGTCTTAAGTCGAAGTTGCCACCATCACCATTTCTGCAGTCTGCTTTTGCTAG CCCAAACAGACCAAACCCTGGAGGTGGGGGTGAAACATGTGCAGAGACAGGGATTAATGTTTTCTTTAGTAAG ATTCTGAAGTTGGCAGCTGTCAGAATCAATGGCTTGGTTGAAAGGCTGCAAGTTTCTCCGCAAGTTCGGGAAACTGTTTACTGTTTCGTTCAACAAACCCTTCGTCAGCGAACGTCAATCTTCTTCAACCGACATATTGACCAGATTATACTTTGCAGTTTATACGGGGTTGCAAAG ATTTCCCTTTTAAACTTGACGTTTAAAGAAATCATTTACAACTACAGGAAGCAACCACAATGTAAACCTCAGGTTTTTCGCAGTGTGTTTGTCGACAGATCATTAACACGTTTTAATGGG AAACCAGGGCAGGAGCATGTGGATATTATTACGTTTTATAATGAAGTGTTCGTTCCGGCCGTGAAGCCTCTATTAATGGAGATTGGCCCTGCTAGTGCATCACTAAACACACATCGGATTCCTGAAACTAACAGTAGCACTGATT CTCAATGTCCTGGATCACCTAGGGTATCTACATTTCCAGCTCTTCCTGATATGTCTCCGAAGAAAGTTTCTGCAGCACATAATGTTTATGTATCTCCACTACGGTCTTCAAAG ATGGATGCTTTGATAACGCACAGCTCTAGGAGCTATTATGCTTGTGTTGGAGAGAGCACTCATGCTTACCAAAGTCCTTCCAAGGATCTGACTGCCATCAATAATCGTTTGAATGG CAAAAAAGTGAATGGAAGGCTCAATTTTGATGAGGGTGGTGGCCTGGTGAGTGATTCGCTTGTAATGGGGAGTCTGTATCTTCAAAACGGCAATTGTGCAACCCCTCCCACTGGTGCTCTGAATTCACCGCCTACACTCATGAAGACTGAACAGCCAGATAACTAA